One window of the Rosa rugosa chromosome 3, drRosRugo1.1, whole genome shotgun sequence genome contains the following:
- the LOC133736586 gene encoding F-box protein At3g58530-like: MLILPALEKFEHLEVLWLPGIENVSDDFIKKFITARGHNLKELILTDCINLTDSSVKVIAETCSGLCVLDLVNLNKLTDSTLGYLANGC; encoded by the exons ATGCTGATATTACCAGCCTTAGAGAAGTTTGAGCATTTGGAGGTGTTGTGGCTGCCTGGCATTGAAAATGTTTCTGATGATTTTATTAAGAAGTTTATTACTGCTCGTGGCCACAATTTGAAGGAGCTTATTTTGACTGATTGCAT AAATTTAACAGATTCTTCTGTGAAGGTCATAGCTGAAACTTGTTCTGGGTTATGTGTGCTTGACCTAGTTAACCTGAATAAGCTGACAGATTCTACTTTAGGATATCTTGCAAATGGTTGCTGA